CCCTGAGGAGCCCAGCCCTACTTCCCTGTGCTGCCAGCTCGGGGCCCAGATGGCCCACTCCCGGGTCCACCATGAGTCAGGTGGCAGCACACTCGTGGGCCGGAGGCAGCTCGCACGACCCCCCCGACATGCGTGCCCTCCTccggctcccagcccctggcccttTACCTTGAGGAGCCCGgtaaggcctgagaaccagacCTGCATATAGCGGTTGCTGAGGGCGAAGTCGCTGGTGCCAGAGTCAATGACGCGTAGAGGGAACGCCTCGTGCCTGCTGACGGACAGCTGCCGCCCATGCAGGTAGACACGCACGGAGGAGGGCAGGGTGCGGGGCCCATCCAGACCCAGCTGCAGCTGCAGCACGCCCAGGCCCAGTGCTGGCAGGCGGACGGGCACAGACACCTGCAGGCACAGGAAGGGTGAGGAAGCGTGGGCCACGGCATGGGTGTCAGTCTTGgatgcaggcctggggttctgGCCCTGAGAGCCTGAGCAAGTCCCTGCACCCACTGGGGCCTCGGTGCCCTCCACCCAAAGCGCAGGTGATGTTACTTGCCCCTCGTCAGACTTTCATGAGTCTCAAATGATATTTGGAAAACTATGAGATGGTAAACACACGTtaagctttcaataaatatttgtggaatgaacaaACGATGGGGCAACATAACTACCATTTTTACTATTATCATACTATACCAAACTTCCCCTTCCTCTCAAGGACAGACTCAAACCCCAGGAGTGACTGTCCTCTGGACAACCCCTCTCCCCAAGACTCTGGTCCCCAACCTGGGGAGTAAGAGGGCTGCAAGCAGGAGCATGGGAAGCCAGTGTCCGTGGGCATTGTGAGGCTCCGGGGAGAGGCCAAGGATCAGCACAGAGGGCCGAGGCCGGGCCCCACCTGCCAAGCCCCCGCCTCACCTGGTAGACATCAGGGACCATGTCAGTGGCAGAGCTCCAATGCGCGCTGACCTGCACGGCCAGGGGCTGACCCTCCTCTGTAAGGACCCGCACCCGGGGTGAGCTGACCAGAAGGGACACCACACTGAGCCGCTCCTGCTCCAGTGGGTTGAACAGCACCACATATCTGTGAGCAGAAAGTAGGCTCACCCAGGAGGCCACTGCTCTGGAACAGTGAAAGCAGGAACAGTGGCCAGGCCAAGGATCCCTCAGTGGTTCggcagggtgggggtggagggtgccCAGAGCCAGGAAGGGGCTTTGCCTCTGCGCCTGGCCCAGCCCGGCTCACCTGGGTGAGGAATCCAGCTGGATCACTGTGCGCTCTGGTAGGGCATCGTGATTTAAGCGGGTGTCATCCTAGAATGAAGTGGGTGGGAAAAAAGAACTATCATGGGGCTCGGCCTGACTCGGAGtcttgcctccccccaccccccaaacgtGTCCCACATGGGGACCAGCAGCTGCGCCAGGCACAGATCTTTCACTCCAGGAccgggaaggaaaagaaggacaaCGCCCTCGCACCACAGTTCTCGGCACAGGACTGCACACCAGAGGGTCACCCTGAGCAGGTGCAGGAGTGGGGCTTACCATTTGCAGGAAGGGCGACTCAGGGTCAAAGTGGTAGCTTTTCTTGTCCTCCAGCACCAGATAGTGAGCTGCGTTAATGATGACCTGCTTCAGGTTGACAAGGGAGCGCAGAAGCCTGGGAGGGCGGGCAGGAGAGGGACCATGGGAGAGGTGACCACCGAGAGACTGTCTACCTGCCAACAGGGCGAGCCCTTGGCAGGCCTGCCCACTGACTGCCTGGTGCATCCTCCCTTTTGGGACAGTGGGCCAAGGCGTGGAGCTgatggggaagaggagagggctCCCACCTGATCCCATAGTCCACAACAACTGCCTCCTTGGCAGTGCCAGTGATGGCGTCGTGGTGCTGGAAGAGCCCCAGTGTGCGCCGAGCTTCCGTCAGAAGGGCGAAGTTTGAGAGCGGGTACTGGCTGGCCAGTCCAGAGCGCCGGGCATGAGCTACAGCCAGGCTGTACAGAATCTCTGCCCCCCTGCCCAGAGAGAGAAGTCAGCCTCCTGCCATACAGCTCCCTAGGGCCCACCCTCACTCTGCAAGCCCCACTCCTCTTCCTTTCACCCCTTCTCCACTTGTCTTGGTCTCCATGCCCTTCTAGTCCCTTCTGAGCCAATCCAGCCCCTCCTTAAACCTCAAAGGCTTACTCTATCCCTCCAGCCTGGAAGGGGGGCAGGTCTCACCGCAGGTGCGCTTCCAGGACGCGGTCCAAGCTCTTGTAGAAAGGCCGCGAAGTATAATAGCCTGTCCAGTAATGGTCCTCCCGGTCCGCGTAGGAGAAGAAATCCCCGCTCAGCACAGGAAACCCTGGAGGCTGGGCCCCTGGCTCCACCCCTGTCCTCTTGTATAGGGCGTCAAAATAGTCGGAGAGGGTGCCAAACTGGGCCTGTATGGACCCCCAAAACCCGCTTCCATCAGTTCCAGAGTCTTCTGGGAATTGTGGCCCCCCAGTGCTGCAGTGGAGGCTAGGGGCAGGGATGTTTGCCTATGCAGAGAGTAGTCACCATATGTCCTACCTTCTGGACCTCGAGAAGCTGAGGAACCTGGGAAAGAACTGTGACATAAAAGGGAAACTATGCCCAGAGTTGGGAATGAACCCCTGCTTTGGAGCAGTATCGGGGAGCATGAAACCTCACAGGAAGGGCTGGGCTGCAGCACCACCGAGGCCCCCTCCCTGGTGAGTGTCCCTTCACACCTGCACGTGGAGATCAGGCTTGCTGTTAAGGAAGTCGAAGAGCCGCTGGTAGTTGAAGAACTGGGCATCCCACTCCTGGGGCTTGTCATATCGGAAGTCATCGCCCAGTGGCACCAGGAGGACGTTGCTTCGGAAGAGCCGGGACTTCTTCCTGTACTGGTCCAGGAGCAGGCCTGCCCTGCGGGTGGGAAGGGGGACGGGCCCCACATGGAGTCTCACATTATTATAGGATCCTGAGCAGAGCCAGCCTGAGAGGAGCCCTCTGATACATCCTCATCACAGAGTCACTCGGCTTGGGGGTAGATACCTCATGGGGTGAAACCCAGTCCCAGGGAGCCCAGTGTTCTCCAAACAACTAGAGAGTTCTTCCTGATGCGTGGCTTCAATTCCCTGGCCCCAGTTCTGCCCTTGGATACCACAAAGAACAAACCAGTCCTCCTTCCCCATGACGGTCCCTCAGACATATCCAAGATGTGCAAGCATTCCCCTGTGCTTTCTCATCAGCCTCTGTAATCCCAGCCCCTCTATTTGGTCCCTACATAGCAGTTGAGAATCCAGTCACCAGCAGTTCTCTTGAGGAGCCCGTCTGCCAGGATCCCAGAGTGCGGGGCGCAGCGCTGAATACGGGAGTCCGGGGGAAGGCAGGCCACACCCCCTAGTCTGGCCAGAGCTGCCGTGGGAGCAAGCGTGTGTCTATAAAGGTATGTCTGGCAGCCCCCACTGTCACCCCACCATGCTGACACCAGTGATCATGTTTTCTGTGCATGCggcccagcaagatcttttctcaTCCTGAACTTTCCTATTCTGTTTGCTGAAGCTAAGGGTAGAATCTTACATTTATCTAATAAATCTTATCTGGTTAGGTTCAACCCACGTCCCAACCTACTGAGATCTTTTGGGATCCTGACTCTGACACTCCAGCTTTGTTTGCCACCAGTTAGTGATGCAGTACAGCCCTAGAATGAAGAGCCTGGACTTGGGGACTGGACTACACCAACACTAGCTCTGTAtgcactagctgtgtgaccttggacaacttacttaacctctctgggcctcagtttctataaaatgagaataacatcAGTACCTACTGTCATAGTATTATGAGAATTTACAATGAACTGAgtgaattaatatttgttaaacacttagaacagtgcctggcactgttctacataaacatttattatttcctttttcatccAAGTCATTAATGTAATCAACAGAAAAACAGAGACCTGTGTCATTAaagcctctttctctttttagacCACCCTGGTAATTGGCATGTTATGGGTGTTACAGTTCAACCAGCCACTAATGTACTTAGCCATGCGGGTGCAGCTTGTTCTGTTCCATTTTGCTCTCAAGAAAGGACTCCTCAAATACCAACTTCCCCTAATTTAACATCCTTGTAAGccttttaaaggagaaaatgagagcttccctggtggcgcagtggttacgaatctacctgccaatgcaggggacacgggttcaatccctggtccgggaagatcccacatgccgtggaacaactaagcccgcacaccacaactactgagcctgcgctctagagcccgtgagccacaactactgaagcctgcgcacctagagcccgtgctctgcaacaagagaagccactgcagtgagaagcctgcacactgcaacgaagagtagcccctgcttgccacaaccagagaaaagcctgcgcacagcaaggaagacccaacgcagccaaaaataaaataaataaatttaaaggagaaaatgaggtTATCTCTCATGACTTGCTCTCTGTAAACCTGGCCTGGCATCTGTAGATCACAGCTGCTGCTTTCAGAAAAAGCATGCCTTAAAAGCCCTAGATTCTTGCTTGGAATCAGCATTTAGATTTCTGGATTCTGGAAACAAAAGAccactttctttcccttctggTCACATGTTTCACCTCTTAGACATCATGGAAATCGGAGGATTGCAACATGAAAACCCGTTCAACTTGTTATATTCTTAAGGCCAGTCCAGTTCTGGCTAAATAATTGTTTAGCTTTCTCTTAAACCACCTTTTCCCAGGGGAGCTGATTTCAGCAACATCTTTTGGGGTCCCTAAGGATTCTCTCAAAGGGAACAGGTGTGTTTTCTCAGAGGCTGGAGGCTGTTGGGCGGGACGGAATGTGGATCTGAATGGGATTCTGGGTGCACAGAGCACTGAGGATCCCAGGTGACTTCAAGCCAAGGCAGGAGGCCCGAGCTTAATGCAGGCATACCAGACTGAAGGTTGTAAGGCAATACATCTAATATGAGAATTACTCGCCTCTGAGTCAGTCCACTGGCTCCGACAGTTTGTTAGGACACTGGAAAACATACTCATTTGGGAAAACAAAATGATTCTGGAAAAGGTGGTTCCTTAGAGCCACTCACTCTAGTTTTCCAGGAAAACACAGTAAAGGAACTGTCACTGCAAGGGCTGTGGGCCTGAATTCACCAACCGAGCCCACCCCCATTTTATGAATGTGGAACCCGAAGCCCCCATGCAGCAGAGCCCAGACCAGAAGTCAGGTCTTCTGACTCCTCTGCAGAGTGAAAATAACACCACCACACCTAGTCCAGGTCTGGGAGCAAGTACCTCTCAGCCACGTTTGCCTCTGTGATAGCCCGGGGTGGCACCTTCCAAGGGCAGTTGATGCGCCCCCCGGGCAAACGCTTGAAATCAAACTGGCAGCAGATCTTGGGATCCGGGCCACATGTATGGGGGACGTCATAGCTGTAGAAAGGCATCATGTGGCAGAAGATGTCTGTGCTGGAGTCCGAGTCTATAGAAAACACACCAAGCAGTCAGCCCCTGGAGCTGGGCACAGGGATGCCGGGGGTGGGAGTGTATCTGCTCCAGCTAAAGGCGTGAAATAGACTTAAGGCTGCAAAAGACACAGGGAGGGCTCTGGAGCCCACAGCTCCTCCAGGAGACAGGCAGCAGGCTCCACAGAGGCCAGAGATCAATGTGATCCCCACCTAACCTGAAGGAGAGAGCTTCTGACGGTCTGCACCAGTGTTTGTTGGTCTGCTCTAAAGGACAGATGGGTCTTATTTCTGATATCCCTGCCCTTTCCCAGTGGGAACCACTGCTGTGACCCCCCTCCACCCTACCTGGCCTTACCCCAGGTCTGCCTCCACATGAACTCCAGGCTGTGGGTGGCAGCAAAGTGCTTCTTGATAGCATAATGTACCCTCTGAATCAGCATGCTGGTCAGGTTGGCACGGCGCAGCAGGTAAGGCATGGTGGGGCTGTATCCAAAGGGGTCCACCGCCCAGCCTGAGCGTGGGGTTGCACCTGGGCAGGGGCAATGGAAGCCAGAGGCCTGAATGCCTCAGGGCCTGGCCTCCCGGCACAGGGGCCCCAGATCCCGTCTTGCCATCACACCACACCCACGCTGGTGGAATTAGCCTAGAAAAGAAGCACCCCCTGCCAATCCTTGTGCCTTAGAGCCCCCTGCTGTCTTCTGGGCCCAGCTATGGGGGCAGACTCCCACTGCTGAGCCCGGACTCACCGAGGTTTTTCTCCAGCCACTGGTGTCCCTCAATGAGCTGGTCAATCAATGCAAAGTAGTGGGAATTGGCCTCATCCGGCATTACCCAGCCTCCTGTTGCAATCTCCAGCTGCCCGTTTCCCACCAGCCTGGAGTTAAGGACTCACACTCAGCCTGGGGCAGAGACCCTCTGCTCAGTCCTGCCAACCAGATGCCGGGACCTGTGTGCACTGGCCTCACTGAGCCAGTTCACCCAAACCCAGGACCAAGACAACAGACATGcgcccttctctctctccagccAACCTCCATGCTGTCCTGGCTCTGCTTATTCCTGGACCTCTGTCTGCGCTTCCAGGGGCCAGGCCCTATGCTTTCTCTTCCCTGTGCTCACACTACTGTGATTTCTCCTAACACGAGTGACCCTCAAATCAGTTCTTGCCTTCTCATTCCTGGCTCCTCTACCATCACTCCTCATCTCTGCCAAGGTTCCCCTTGCCTCTCCCTGACACCTTGGCACCTGCAGCTCCAGGAGAGGACTTCACACCCAACCTAGAGCCCAGAGAATAGCCCTCCTGCGTCCCCGACTGGCACTGGCCTTCGGACTGCTGCTCTCTTTTGGGCATTGATGTTGTCCCACCACTTGGCAAAGAAGGAGACTTCCGCCCAGATGAAGCGCCGCCGGGGGTCCTCTTGCAGCTTGGACACCATGTTGTTGAGAATGTGCTGGGTCTGCTCTGTGTAGTACTTGTCAAAGGTCTTGAGCCAGCCTGGGGAGCCAACATAGGGTCCCCTGAGGATGCCACCATCTTCTTCTACTGTCCCTcccttacctttgtcatcaggaaGCCCACCCCagacaaagcaatcttaagaaaaacagagctggaggaatcaggctccctgacttcagactatactacaaagctacagtaatcaaaacagtacggcactggcacaaaaccagaaatatagatcaataaaacaggatagaaagtctgaagataaacccatgcacctatggtcaactaatctatgacaaaggaaacaaggatatacaatggagagaagacagtctcttcaataagtggtgctgggaaaactggacaaatacatgtaaaagaatgaaattaaaacactctctaataccatacacaaaaataaactcaaaatggattaaagacctaaatgtaaggctggatactataaaactcttagagtaaaacataggcagaacactcggacataaatcacaacaatatcttttttgatccacctcttagagtaatgaaagtaaaaataaacaaatgggacctaattaaacttaaaagtttttgcacagcaaaggaaaccataaacaagacgaaaagacaaccctcagaatgggagaaaatatttgcaaatgaagcaacagacaaaggattaatctccaaaatatacaaacagctcatggagctcaatgtcaaaaaagaacccaatgaaaaaatgggcagaaggcctaaatagccatctttccaaagaagacatacagatggccaaaaagcacatgaaagatgctcgaCATCGTTAATTagtagagaaacacaaatcaaaactacaatgaggtaacacctcacaccagtaagaatggccatcatcaaaaaatctacaaataataaatgctggagagggtgtggagaaaagggaaccctcctacactgttagtgggaatgtaaactggtacaaccattatggagaatagtatggaggttccttaaaaaactaaatataggggctt
This sequence is a window from Mesoplodon densirostris isolate mMesDen1 chromosome 4, mMesDen1 primary haplotype, whole genome shotgun sequence. Protein-coding genes within it:
- the MAN2A2 gene encoding alpha-mannosidase 2x isoform X1 produces the protein MKLKKQVTVCGAAIFCVAVFSLYLMLDRVQHDPTRHQNGGNFPRSQISVLQNRIEQLEQLLEENHEIISHIKDSVLELTANVEGPPALLPYYMSNGSWVVPPEPRPSFFSISPQDCQFALGVRGQKPELQMLTVSEELPFDNVDGGVWKQGFDISYSPHDWDTEELQVFVVPHSHNDPGWLKTFDKYYTEQTQHILNNMVSKLQEDPRRRFIWAEVSFFAKWWDNINAQKRAAVRRLVGNGQLEIATGGWVMPDEANSHYFALIDQLIEGHQWLEKNLGATPRSGWAVDPFGYSPTMPYLLRRANLTSMLIQRVHYAIKKHFAATHSLEFMWRQTWDSDSSTDIFCHMMPFYSYDVPHTCGPDPKICCQFDFKRLPGGRINCPWKVPPRAITEANVAERAGLLLDQYRKKSRLFRSNVLLVPLGDDFRYDKPQEWDAQFFNYQRLFDFLNSKPDLHVQAQFGTLSDYFDALYKRTGVEPGAQPPGFPVLSGDFFSYADREDHYWTGYYTSRPFYKSLDRVLEAHLRGAEILYSLAVAHARRSGLASQYPLSNFALLTEARRTLGLFQHHDAITGTAKEAVVVDYGIRLLRSLVNLKQVIINAAHYLVLEDKKSYHFDPESPFLQMDDTRLNHDALPERTVIQLDSSPRYVVLFNPLEQERLSVVSLLVSSPRVRVLTEEGQPLAVQVSAHWSSATDMVPDVYQVSVPVRLPALGLGVLQLQLGLDGPRTLPSSVRVYLHGRQLSVSRHEAFPLRVIDSGTSDFALSNRYMQVWFSGLTGLLKSIRRVDEDQEQRVDMEFLIYGTRSSKDKSGAYLFLPDGEAKPYVPKDPPVLRITEGPFFSEVVAYYEHVHQVVRLYNLPGVEGLSLDVSSLVDIRDCVNKELALRLHTDIDSQGTFFTDLNGFQVQPRRYRKKLPLQANFYPMPVMACLQDTQSRLTLHAAQALGVSSLHDGQLEVILDRRLMQDDNRGLGQGLKDNKKTCNHFRLLLERRTLGREVQDGPSTSYPSLLSHLTSMYLNTPVLALPVAKRQPPGPALCSFHPLASSLPCDFHLLNLRTLQAEDDSLPSAETALLLHRKGFDCGLEAKNLGFNCTTSQGKVALGSLFRGLDVVFLQPTSLTLLYPLASPSNSTDIYLEPMEIATFRLRLG
- the MAN2A2 gene encoding alpha-mannosidase 2x isoform X2, whose translation is MKLKKQVTVCGAAIFCVAVFSLYLMLDRVQHDPTRHQNGGNFPRSQISVLQNRIEQLEQLLEENHEIISHIKDSVLELTANVEGPPALLPYYMSNGSWVVPPEPRPSFFSISPQDCQFALGVRGQKPELQMLTVSEELPFDNVDGGVWKQGFDISYSPHDWDTEELQVFVVPHSHNDPGWLKTFDKYYTEQTQHILNNMVSKLQEDPRRRFIWAEVSFFAKWWDNINAQKRAAVRRLVGNGQLEIATGGWVMPDEANSHYFALIDQLIEGHQWLEKNLGATPRSGWAVDPFGYSPTMPYLLRRANLTSMLIQRVHYAIKKHFAATHSLEFMWRQTWDSDSSTDIFCHMMPFYSYDVPHTCGPDPKICCQFDFKRLPGGRINCPWKVPPRAITEANVAERAGLLLDQYRKKSRLFRSNVLLVPLGDDFRYDKPQEWDAQFFNYQRLFDFLNSKPDLHVQAQFGTLSDYFDALYKRTGVEPGAQPPGFPVLSGDFFSYADREDHYWTGYYTSRPFYKSLDRVLEAHLRGAEILYSLAVAHARRSGLASQYPLSNFALLTEARRTLGLFQHHDAITGTAKEAVVVDYGIRLLRSLVNLKQVIINAAHYLVLEDKKSYHFDPESPFLQMDDTRLNHDALPERTVIQLDSSPRYVVLFNPLEQERLSVVSLLVSSPRVRVLTEEGQPLAVQVSAHWSSATDMVPDVYQVSVPVRLPALGLGVLQLQLGLDGPRTLPSSVRVYLHGRQLSVSRHEAFPLRVIDSGTSDFALSNRYMQVWFSGLTGLLKSIRRVDEDQEQRVDMEFLIYGTRSSKDKSGAYLFLPDGEAKPYVPKDPPVLRITEGPFFSEVVAYYEHVHQVVRLYNLPGVEGLSLDVSSLVDIRDCVNKELALRLHTDIDSQGTFFTDLNGFQVQPRRYRKKLPLQANFYPMPVMACLQDTQSRLTLHAAQALGVSSLHDAGGDLGPATNAGRQPGPGPRAQGQQENLQPFPSPVGTANPGQGGPRWPLYQLPIPPQSPDFHVPEHPCARPARGQEAAPRPCSVLISSSGLLSAL